One Faecalicatena sp. Marseille-Q4148 DNA window includes the following coding sequences:
- a CDS encoding WYL domain-containing protein, which produces MAVSKVKLRMLYIMKILFEKSDERHTLSATDINRLLQNYGMEADRKTVYSDIETLREFHIDIIQVKGTNGGHYIGSREFELPELKLLVDAVQASKFISCKKSEELIRKLENLTNEYDAKLLQRNVFIYNRSKTGNETIYYNVNEIHTAILENHQIRYQYAEWTVQKKLVPKKNGAIYTVSPWALTWDAEKYYLIAYDEAEDVIKHYRVDKMQQVQSIEKERVGRELFQKFDLAEFAKKTFGMYGGKEVEVTLICRNELVGVIIDRFGKETSLVPIDAEHFRVHLLVAVSSQFFGWLTGIGKKMKIESPEFVKTEYKKYLQEILQEY; this is translated from the coding sequence ATGGCAGTTTCGAAAGTAAAGTTAAGAATGCTTTACATCATGAAAATATTATTTGAAAAATCGGACGAAAGGCATACGCTTTCGGCGACCGATATCAATCGACTGCTTCAGAACTATGGAATGGAGGCAGATCGCAAGACTGTTTATAGTGATATTGAGACATTGAGAGAGTTTCACATTGATATTATACAAGTAAAAGGAACAAATGGTGGACATTATATCGGCAGCAGAGAATTTGAATTACCGGAATTAAAGCTGCTTGTGGATGCTGTACAGGCTTCTAAATTTATTAGTTGTAAAAAGTCAGAGGAATTGATTCGGAAACTAGAAAATCTGACTAATGAATACGATGCCAAATTGTTACAGCGAAATGTGTTTATTTACAATCGTTCCAAGACAGGAAATGAAACTATTTATTATAATGTAAATGAAATACATACAGCGATATTAGAAAATCATCAAATCAGGTATCAATATGCGGAGTGGACGGTGCAGAAAAAGTTGGTGCCAAAGAAAAATGGAGCCATATATACAGTAAGTCCGTGGGCGCTTACATGGGATGCTGAAAAATATTATCTGATTGCATATGATGAAGCAGAAGATGTTATCAAGCATTACAGGGTGGATAAAATGCAACAGGTTCAATCGATTGAAAAAGAGCGTGTGGGCAGAGAGCTGTTTCAGAAATTTGATTTGGCTGAATTTGCAAAGAAAACATTTGGAATGTACGGAGGGAAAGAAGTTGAGGTAACTTTAATTTGTCGCAACGAATTAGTTGGTGTCATTATAGATCGTTTTGGCAAGGAAACGAGTTTGGTTCCAATAGATGCAGAGCATTTTCGAGTACATCTATTGGTGGCGGTAAGCAGTCAATTTTTTGGATGGCTGACTGGTATTGGAAAGAAAATGAAGATAGAATCTCCAGAATTTGTGAAAACAGAATACAAAAAATATCTGCAGGAGATTTTGCAGGAGTATTAG
- a CDS encoding DUF2399 domain-containing protein: protein MDKTEKNKLLEECMLYFKARPVYQKLFLKMRDKYAGLGHFGGTVLFASLSREEKEQLGGFFQRDYTINKTITISADLMKRCLASSKFAGLTWELILETYFGEPLQVKKEIELAESKRREDYFTEILESISDESGREWLHRVLEEKKEGYLLIMQLYKEKPEELRNILTYVMTGIANLKVFQDKSQKELLPVFSANITGNPHYFDEGKTGEKLLFNYLRERNFDLKQEGLSRVEYKNRIYYEAGILKDEVSNDVLVYGIHGWKPEGSLHEGIEGFFENQEPVKLTLQTIGRLEKVCGQSQQIYVVENPAVFSGLIREHPEQTVICGNGQLRLAVLVLMDKFACDTIFWYAGDFDPEGLLIAQKLKLRYGERLKLWKYEVNLYETYLSEVELSDRRIKKLEQIYIQELQEIKEVMYKKRRAAYQESMMEKFNEIF, encoded by the coding sequence ATGGATAAAACAGAGAAAAACAAGTTGTTAGAAGAATGTATGCTGTATTTTAAGGCACGCCCGGTATATCAAAAATTGTTTTTGAAAATGAGGGATAAATATGCCGGTCTTGGACATTTTGGCGGGACAGTATTATTTGCGTCACTGAGTAGAGAAGAGAAAGAGCAATTGGGAGGATTTTTTCAAAGGGATTATACAATTAATAAAACAATAACAATTTCTGCGGATTTAATGAAAAGGTGTCTGGCATCCAGTAAATTTGCGGGACTAACTTGGGAATTGATTCTGGAAACTTATTTTGGAGAGCCGCTGCAAGTAAAAAAGGAAATCGAACTGGCGGAGTCTAAAAGACGAGAAGATTATTTTACGGAGATACTGGAAAGTATTTCTGATGAAAGTGGACGAGAATGGCTGCATCGCGTACTGGAAGAAAAGAAAGAGGGCTATTTGCTTATCATGCAGTTATACAAAGAAAAACCAGAGGAGTTGAGGAACATTTTAACGTATGTAATGACAGGGATTGCAAACCTGAAAGTGTTTCAAGATAAAAGCCAGAAAGAATTGTTACCGGTGTTTTCGGCAAATATTACAGGGAATCCACATTATTTTGATGAAGGGAAGACAGGTGAAAAACTACTCTTTAATTATCTCAGAGAAAGGAACTTCGATTTAAAACAGGAAGGACTTTCCAGAGTGGAATACAAAAACAGAATTTATTATGAGGCGGGGATCCTGAAAGATGAAGTGTCAAATGATGTGCTAGTATATGGGATTCATGGATGGAAACCGGAGGGGAGTCTGCATGAAGGGATTGAAGGTTTTTTTGAGAATCAAGAGCCGGTAAAATTGACTTTACAGACAATCGGAAGATTGGAGAAAGTTTGTGGACAGAGCCAACAGATATATGTTGTAGAAAATCCGGCAGTGTTTTCTGGATTGATAAGAGAGCATCCGGAGCAGACTGTGATTTGTGGGAATGGACAATTGCGTCTGGCAGTGCTTGTTCTTATGGATAAATTCGCATGTGACACCATTTTCTGGTATGCGGGAGATTTTGATCCGGAGGGGCTTTTGATCGCACAGAAGTTAAAACTTCGGTATGGAGAGAGGCTGAAGCTTTGGAAGTATGAGGTGAATTTGTATGAAACATATTTATCGGAAGTAGAACTAAGTGACAGGCGGATAAAGAAGCTAGAGCAGATTTATATTCAAGAACTTCAGGAAATAAAAGAAGTGATGTATAAGAAACGAAGAGCGGCATATCAGGAAAGCATGATGGAAAAGTTCAATGAAATTTTTTAA
- a CDS encoding TIGR02680 family protein, producing MNSKWQIHRVGLVDFWYYDEEEFYFLDGRMLLRGANGSGKSVTMQSFIPLLLDGNMRPERLDPFGSRARKMENYLLEENDEREERTGYLYMEMKRTESDEFLTLGIGMRARKNKKMESWYFCLTDGRRVGKDFYLYKEGQSKIACTKLELRNRIGDGGRVMETQGEYAQCVNRILFGFETQEEYKELLDLLIQLRTPKLSKDFKPTVINEILSSSLQTLSEDDLRPMSEAIENMDGLKTNLDTLDESIGAAGQIEKVYDQYNEIMLYDKALLFRKSVEEYDSFRKQAEQLRQEIDDCKRMREKEEKHYIELKQEQKICQAEKESLSDSDTVKLKQREVEIRSQLEELKKNITGKQQQEEEKKEKYQETEQRMKLQFQKNEMLWEEIENSLEYMEEEIEGIPFDEFVFMKKELIEQKGEQYSFQSHSELLKDYIEKVHLGKTTLEEEKGCQERYSKFLQELDTYQEEKNGAEREVFQYENQFHEVKQETIESVYHWEKENTELHLQSEILQEMAREIEKYTTETDYWDIRGLANGEFERKNQELSGEILRLSRELSDKRLEKEEIYEELEQWKEQKEPEPECSEAVEKNRRLLEEKEIPYLQLYKVIDFDSKLDESQRAYLEEALLHMGILDALIVSEEYREQVLALDAGGCDRYIFSDAAYVRNNIMDFLDVDNEEEDILLYQNVSRILTAIGWKEQGEAAINESVEKNRTWIDRKGNYGIGIIEGTITKNYTPCFIGASAREQYRIKKIQELEAESQRLEDIIQIVEEEITQLKGRKSRLETEWKSFPKEQDLKVAAKELEKKKNILEEIECKVQNQKGIVEKERKSLDAVRLRVQEVCQKCYLTPRLDVFTEAEKALAEYKEELMRVQISYGNYRNGISFVKVQKEYLEGIDADLDDIRYDLNHMIQNEREKRGSLNSVLEQIALTDYEEIRERLEHCVERLEKLPLEIEASVTQNSHLETKEKQLLEKLGDIEVSVGTSRQRKNRFCAAFGMEYQLGYVEYQAAVSDDPEEQAEKICRMFMGSFGNKKHSEILENLQNVYHMNRGYLLEYQVTLQSLFEELDEENGVFDTSMRRIDISAKYRGITIKFKELIARMKEDAEVQRRLLSDKDRELFEDILANTISKKIRGKIQASKRWIEKMNTLMESMKTSSGLTLSLRWKNKRAEKEEQLDTRELVELLQKDAEIMRPEEAQQLSRHFRSKIEEARKFANDLGNVQSFHAIMRNVLDYRQWFEFQLECQKTGEKKRELTDRVFFTFSGGEKAMAMYVPLFSAVVAKYAGARQDAPYLISLDEAFAGVDEMNIRDMFRLMVEFDFNFMINSQILWGDYDTVPGLAIYQLVRPENAKYVTVIRYVWNGNVKSMVLEKDLSHG from the coding sequence ATGAATAGCAAATGGCAGATACACAGAGTAGGACTCGTGGATTTTTGGTATTATGATGAAGAAGAATTTTATTTTTTGGACGGAAGGATGCTGCTGAGAGGAGCCAATGGTTCCGGGAAATCTGTTACGATGCAGAGTTTTATACCGCTGCTGCTGGATGGAAATATGCGTCCGGAGCGTTTGGATCCATTTGGTTCCAGAGCTCGTAAAATGGAAAATTATCTTCTGGAAGAAAATGATGAACGGGAAGAGCGGACCGGGTATCTGTATATGGAAATGAAGCGGACGGAAAGTGATGAATTTTTGACGCTTGGAATTGGAATGAGAGCGCGTAAAAATAAGAAAATGGAGTCGTGGTATTTTTGTCTGACAGATGGACGGAGAGTTGGAAAGGATTTTTATCTGTATAAAGAAGGACAGAGCAAGATTGCCTGTACCAAGCTGGAGCTTCGAAATCGGATTGGAGACGGCGGACGCGTGATGGAGACGCAGGGAGAATATGCCCAGTGCGTAAACCGGATTTTATTTGGATTTGAAACGCAGGAAGAATATAAGGAGTTACTGGATCTATTGATTCAGCTGAGAACGCCAAAGCTATCAAAGGATTTTAAGCCAACAGTGATCAATGAGATTCTAAGCAGTTCGTTACAGACTCTTTCAGAAGATGATCTGCGTCCGATGTCTGAGGCAATTGAAAATATGGACGGCTTGAAAACAAATCTGGATACATTGGATGAAAGTATTGGGGCGGCAGGTCAGATAGAAAAAGTATATGATCAGTATAATGAAATTATGTTATATGATAAAGCATTATTGTTTCGAAAGTCGGTAGAAGAATACGATAGTTTTAGAAAACAGGCAGAACAGCTGAGGCAGGAAATTGATGACTGTAAACGAATGCGGGAGAAAGAAGAGAAACATTATATTGAATTAAAACAAGAACAAAAAATTTGTCAAGCGGAAAAGGAATCTCTGTCTGATAGTGATACAGTGAAGTTAAAGCAGCGGGAGGTTGAAATCCGAAGTCAATTAGAAGAGTTAAAAAAGAATATTACCGGGAAACAGCAGCAAGAAGAGGAGAAAAAAGAAAAATATCAGGAAACAGAGCAGAGAATGAAACTTCAATTTCAGAAAAATGAAATGCTTTGGGAGGAAATTGAAAACAGTTTGGAGTATATGGAGGAAGAGATAGAGGGGATTCCTTTTGATGAATTTGTATTTATGAAGAAAGAGCTGATAGAGCAGAAAGGGGAACAGTATTCTTTTCAATCTCATTCGGAATTATTAAAGGATTATATAGAAAAAGTTCATCTTGGAAAAACGACGCTGGAAGAAGAAAAGGGGTGTCAGGAAAGATATAGTAAATTTTTGCAGGAATTGGACACATATCAGGAAGAAAAGAACGGAGCAGAACGAGAAGTCTTTCAATATGAAAATCAGTTCCATGAAGTAAAACAGGAGACAATTGAATCAGTTTACCATTGGGAAAAGGAGAATACGGAGTTACATTTGCAGTCAGAGATATTGCAGGAAATGGCAAGAGAGATTGAGAAGTACACAACGGAAACGGATTATTGGGATATCCGCGGATTGGCAAATGGTGAATTTGAGCGGAAAAATCAGGAACTTTCAGGCGAGATTTTGCGGCTGAGCAGGGAATTATCCGATAAGCGTTTGGAGAAAGAAGAAATTTACGAAGAACTGGAACAGTGGAAGGAGCAAAAGGAACCGGAGCCGGAATGCAGTGAAGCGGTGGAAAAGAATCGACGTCTTTTGGAAGAAAAAGAAATTCCATATTTACAGCTGTATAAAGTAATTGATTTTGACAGTAAATTGGATGAATCACAACGGGCATATCTGGAAGAGGCGCTATTGCATATGGGAATATTGGATGCGTTGATTGTTTCGGAAGAATATAGAGAACAGGTGCTGGCGTTGGATGCAGGGGGATGCGATCGCTATATTTTCAGTGACGCTGCATATGTAAGAAATAACATTATGGATTTTCTGGATGTAGACAATGAAGAAGAGGATATTCTCCTGTATCAGAATGTTTCCCGCATATTAACGGCAATTGGATGGAAAGAACAGGGTGAAGCGGCAATAAATGAATCTGTAGAAAAAAATAGGACATGGATTGATAGAAAAGGAAATTATGGAATTGGAATCATCGAAGGAACGATTACGAAAAATTATACTCCATGTTTTATAGGAGCTTCTGCAAGAGAACAGTATCGCATAAAGAAGATACAGGAACTGGAAGCAGAAAGTCAGAGACTGGAAGATATCATTCAAATAGTGGAAGAAGAAATTACACAATTAAAGGGAAGGAAAAGCCGTCTGGAAACAGAGTGGAAATCATTTCCGAAAGAACAGGATCTGAAGGTTGCGGCAAAAGAATTAGAAAAGAAAAAGAATATTCTGGAAGAGATAGAGTGTAAAGTACAGAACCAGAAAGGCATTGTAGAAAAAGAACGAAAAAGTCTGGATGCGGTTCGGCTGCGGGTGCAGGAAGTATGTCAGAAGTGTTATCTGACACCGCGTTTGGACGTGTTTACGGAAGCGGAAAAGGCTTTGGCGGAGTATAAAGAAGAGCTGATGAGGGTACAGATTTCCTATGGAAATTATAGGAATGGAATTAGTTTTGTAAAGGTGCAGAAGGAATATCTGGAAGGAATTGACGCTGATTTAGATGATATTCGTTACGATTTGAACCACATGATACAAAATGAACGGGAAAAACGAGGAAGTCTAAATTCGGTGCTGGAACAGATTGCTTTGACGGATTATGAGGAAATCAGGGAACGATTGGAACATTGTGTGGAACGATTGGAGAAACTGCCGTTAGAGATCGAGGCGAGTGTTACGCAAAACTCTCATTTGGAAACAAAAGAAAAACAACTCTTGGAAAAATTGGGAGATATAGAGGTTTCAGTCGGAACATCCAGACAGCGGAAAAACAGATTTTGTGCTGCTTTTGGAATGGAGTATCAACTTGGATATGTAGAGTATCAGGCAGCAGTGAGCGATGATCCGGAAGAACAGGCAGAGAAGATATGCAGGATGTTTATGGGAAGCTTTGGAAATAAAAAGCACAGTGAAATTTTGGAGAATCTTCAAAATGTATACCATATGAATAGAGGATATCTGTTGGAATATCAGGTTACACTGCAGTCATTGTTTGAAGAGCTGGATGAGGAGAATGGAGTTTTTGACACAAGTATGAGACGAATTGACATTTCGGCTAAATACAGAGGAATCACGATCAAGTTTAAAGAGTTGATTGCCAGAATGAAGGAAGATGCAGAAGTGCAACGCCGGCTTTTGAGTGATAAGGACAGAGAGCTATTTGAAGACATTCTTGCAAATACAATCAGTAAGAAAATTCGTGGAAAAATTCAGGCTAGTAAGCGGTGGATTGAGAAGATGAATACACTGATGGAGTCTATGAAGACTTCCAGTGGACTTACGCTGAGTCTGCGCTGGAAAAATAAACGGGCAGAGAAAGAAGAGCAGCTGGATACGAGGGAACTTGTAGAACTTCTGCAAAAGGATGCTGAGATTATGCGTCCGGAAGAGGCGCAGCAGTTATCCAGACATTTTCGGTCTAAGATTGAAGAGGCGAGAAAATTTGCAAATGATCTGGGAAATGTGCAGTCATTTCATGCGATTATGAGAAATGTGCTGGATTATCGTCAATGGTTTGAATTTCAATTGGAATGTCAAAAAACAGGAGAGAAGAAAAGGGAGCTGACAGACAGGGTATTCTTTACTTTTAGTGGTGGAGAAAAGGCCATGGCGATGTATGTGCCGTTATTTTCGGCAGTAGTAGCAAAATATGCAGGGGCAAGACAGGATGCACCGTATTTGATTTCACTGGATGAAGCTTTTGCCGGAGTGGATGAGATGAATATTCGAGACATGTTTCGGCTGATGGTGGAGTTTGACTTTAATTTTATGATTAACTCACAGATTCTTTGGGGGGATTATGATACGGTTCCGGGACTGGCAATTTATCAGCTTGTCCGTCCGGAAAATGCAAAATATGTTACGGTTATTCGATATGTTTGGAATGGAAACGTAAAAAGTATGGTGCTGGAAAAGGACTTGAGTCATGGATAA
- a CDS encoding TIGR02678 family protein translates to MRALEILLERRWILKSREKELYYQIKDELGTVKKFLMEKLGYQVIVNPYLVKVEKMPATPENWMGIQEFTRKIEYIFFCMILMFLEEKEAEEQFVLSELTEYIQGQYREEQIDWTIYQYRRHLIKVIKYCVNCGILNLNDGSEENFARDDTSEVLYENTGVSRYFMKNFTQDIMGYTTPEDFEKQEWIDVNEDRGIVRRQRVYRKLLMTMGMYKSPETEEDFAYVRNYRNMIQGELSELFDCELHVHRTSAFLILGEDCRMGKCFPEENTLSDIVLLIHGIISDWIQQGRIEVTVDETIEIPKEKFREILEECKERYGKGFIKTYREMTTGDFFESVQRYMLELGLIFLEKDIVRIRTAVGKITGRYPKEFLENGGRDE, encoded by the coding sequence ATGAGAGCATTAGAAATTTTGCTGGAACGGCGTTGGATATTAAAGAGTCGGGAAAAAGAATTATATTATCAAATAAAGGATGAACTGGGGACGGTTAAGAAATTCTTGATGGAAAAGTTGGGGTATCAGGTAATCGTGAATCCTTATCTTGTAAAAGTGGAAAAGATGCCGGCGACACCGGAGAACTGGATGGGAATTCAAGAATTTACCCGGAAAATAGAATACATTTTTTTCTGTATGATTTTAATGTTTCTGGAAGAAAAAGAAGCCGAAGAGCAATTTGTGCTTTCAGAACTGACAGAATATATACAGGGGCAGTACAGGGAGGAGCAGATTGACTGGACGATATATCAGTATCGAAGACATTTGATTAAGGTAATTAAGTATTGTGTGAATTGCGGAATCCTGAATTTGAATGATGGAAGTGAAGAGAATTTTGCGAGAGATGATACAAGCGAAGTACTCTATGAAAATACAGGCGTCTCCAGATATTTTATGAAAAATTTCACACAGGATATTATGGGATATACTACGCCGGAAGATTTTGAAAAACAGGAATGGATTGATGTGAACGAAGATCGGGGGATTGTCAGAAGACAGCGGGTGTATCGGAAACTTCTCATGACTATGGGAATGTACAAAAGTCCCGAGACAGAGGAAGATTTTGCCTATGTCCGGAACTACCGCAATATGATTCAGGGCGAGTTGTCGGAGCTTTTTGATTGTGAACTGCATGTGCATAGGACAAGTGCATTTCTTATTTTGGGCGAGGACTGCAGAATGGGAAAATGTTTTCCTGAGGAAAATACATTGTCAGATATCGTGCTTTTGATACATGGCATCATTTCAGACTGGATACAGCAGGGAAGGATTGAAGTGACTGTGGATGAAACAATCGAAATTCCGAAGGAAAAATTTCGGGAGATTCTTGAGGAGTGTAAAGAACGATATGGGAAAGGATTTATAAAAACATATCGTGAAATGACAACAGGAGATTTTTTTGAAAGTGTGCAAAGGTATATGTTGGAACTAGGACTGATTTTTTTAGAAAAAGATATCGTTAGAATCCGTACGGCAGTTGGAAAGATTACAGGACGTTATCCAAAAGAGTTTTTAGAGAACGGAGGAAGAGATGAATAG
- a CDS encoding HIRAN domain-containing protein yields MKEKYITIVGFNHYYGVTPFKIGKKIKCVKEPNNPYDGEAIKATMKQIGTVGYVANSPYTVATGTKSAGGIAHKVKKKFTVEVMFITRTKVICKVIDGFKEKKKMDLAEKEAGTPRECEVVK; encoded by the coding sequence ATGAAGGAAAAGTACATTACGATTGTTGGATTTAATCATTATTACGGAGTTACACCATTTAAGATTGGGAAAAAGATCAAATGTGTCAAAGAACCAAATAATCCATATGATGGAGAAGCAATTAAAGCTACAATGAAGCAGATTGGGACGGTTGGTTATGTTGCAAATTCTCCATATACGGTTGCAACCGGGACGAAAAGTGCGGGAGGAATCGCACATAAGGTGAAAAAGAAATTTACGGTAGAAGTGATGTTTATTACAAGAACAAAAGTGATTTGTAAAGTGATAGATGGATTTAAAGAGAAGAAAAAGATGGATTTAGCGGAGAAGGAAGCAGGAACACCTAGAGAGTGTGAAGTAGTTAAATGA